The Daphnia pulex isolate KAP4 chromosome 3, ASM2113471v1 genome includes a region encoding these proteins:
- the LOC124190838 gene encoding uncharacterized protein LOC124190838, producing MATSTSIRCILVLFLTTVCCQRQSDNPGGSGASSSWAKLQISPDTLSSMECGNFLVEIYEHANNHKLTTTAGEKKYFYSPIGMLDHKSAVSRLNRVTKQSEMRFRIEMWNDKVQNEVVKHLNEIVGHEIKSNKVRVIPLEKVLLASEIPTDTYSLSPVWKNYDKGKTIWFSLSCDEQKVCDELANEMRSDPTQFEHFKLLYSLSSQTSQTKQAAINIDSVTSGRMVSTLLQKFGDKKEIFLTANDEKKMLAETATNIRMDTFDDSEVESPETEPQIVTILKDLLVSTSSMTIKGQSDKMWDSVFWNEDHYRPDMTTKTLNEILNQLDTETQKKLAGMFQKAEMRQSETTEKLISSNQDAQKRREEQTRRENQSKDANGNEMKRSQATDQEQSISRNQTRDGKSTTSRDDITVDDDVQIATQNSHTHKMDKENVKWEIAKKSSNELNRNLENKEKIQHNYDSNSWADVDRISSTISGKMANDFDSSRRVEIVKEDVGKLLQESRNHVQWDGEKFVPKPMQLSRINLGKFRDSRSFQDRHVRVRYTTAELSAPIKIAEHAELTVTDEWNNLKEELKATTGLFSTTENNLVKTNAEMRNLKSDLTNTRIDLTNELKGTKEELEKTKINLEETKANVHNLSIKLNGLHIEAK from the exons ATGGCTACATCAACATCGATAAGGTGCATCCTTGTCCTATTTTTGACTACCGTTTGCTGTCAGCGTCAATCAGACAACCCCGGCGGTTCcggcgcttcttcttcttgggccAAGCTGCAAATCTCACCCGACACGTTAAGTTCCATGGAGTGCGGCAACTTTCTCGTTGAAATTTACGAACACGCCAACAATCACAAGCTAACCACAACAGCCGGCGAGAAAAAGTATTTCTATTCACCCATTGGGATGTTGGACCACAAAAGTGCCGTGAGTAGATTGAACCGAGTGACGAAACAATCAGAGATGAGATTCCGCattgaaatgtggaacgaCAAAGTCCAGAATGAAGTGGtcaaacatttgaatgaaatcgTCGGCCACGAAATCAAATCCAATAAAGTGAGAGTCATTCCCTTGGAGAAGGTCCTTCTGGCCAGCGAAATACCCACGGACACTTATTCGCTATCTCCAGTGTGGAAGAATTACGACAAGGGCAAAacaatttggttttctctttcgtgtGACGAGCAGAAAGTCTGCGACGAACTGGCCAATGAAATGCGATCGGATCCCACTCAATTCGAGCATTTCAAACTCCTCTACAGTTTGTCATCGCAGACGTCGCAAACCAAACAGGCGGCCATCAATATCGACAGTGTCACTTCCGGTCGAATGGTCTCGACtcttttacagaaatttggagacaaaaaagaaatttttctgacggccaacgacgagaagaaaatgttggcggAAACGGCCACCAACATCCGAATGGACACATTTGACGACTCCGAGGTTGAGTCTCCCGAAACGGAACCGCAAATTGTAACTATTTTAAAGGATTTGCTCGTCAGCACATCCAGCATGACTATCAAAGGGCAAAGTGACAAAATGTGGGACTCTGTTTTTTGGAATGAAGACCATTACCGGCCGGACATGACGACGAaaactttaaatgaaatcCTCAACCAACTGGACACggaaactcaaaagaaattggcggGAATGTTTCAAAAAGCCGAGATGAGGCAATCAGAAACcacagaaaaattaatttcgagTAATCAAGACGCGCAGAAAAGACGAGAGGAACAAACTCGTCGcgaaaatcaatcgaaagatgcgaatggaaatgaaatgaaaagatcGCAAGCAACTGATCAAGAACAATCAATAAGTCGCAATCAAACTCGCGATGGCAAATCGACCACCAGCAGAGATGACATCACCGTAGATGATGACGTTCAAATTGCGACCCAAAATAGTCACACGCATAAGATGGACAAAGAAAACGTGAAGTGGGAAATCGCCAAGAAGAGTTCGAATGAACTGAATAGAAATTtagagaataaagaaaaaatccaacacAATTACGACTCAAACAGTTGGGCTGACGTGGACAGAATCAGTTCAACAATTTCAGGGAAAATGGCAAACGATTTCGATAGCTCCCGGAGAGTCGAAATTGTAAAGGAAGACGTTGGAAAATTATTACAAGAAAGTAGAAATCACGTTCAATGGGACGGAGAGAAATTCGTGCCCAAACCCATGCAACTGAGCAGAATCAATTTGGGTAAATTTCGTGACTCTCGGTCGTTTCAGGATCGCCACGTCCGTGTCCGTTACACGACCGCTGAACTGTCGGCGCCGATAAAAATTGCGGAACACGCAGAATTGACCGTCACCGACGAATGGAACAATTTAAAGGAGGAACTCaaag CCACTACTGGCCTCTTCAGCACAACTGAGAACAACTTGGTGAAAACGAATGCAGAAATGAGAAATCTGAAGAGCGACTTAACCAACACGCGAATTGATTTAACTAATGAATTaaaag GGACAAAAGAGGAGTtggagaaaacgaaaatcaacTTGGAGGAAACCAAGGCCAATGTCCATAATCTATCTATAAAGTTAAAtg GCCTACACATAGAGGCCAAGTAG
- the LOC124189814 gene encoding uncharacterized protein LOC124189814 produces MEVVVCCSATSTDLETTKTNLVSARTELNRTKSAVADLAIKLNVYLQRFGYELKTAEDNLRKEFGATSNDLETATTNLASTRTELSNIVADLTTKLNARTSEIVDIGKMPTSCWDLQQMGHKLSGFFLVKGSKKMETLYCDFYPNQNDKQKWIGYADVKSASVHFYVQRNSELKTNSELKTIPIPFELVRVNEGNAMNLASGKFTAPRPGIYFFSFTGLARLESSQLPVGFASYLYLNGSLIGSSYVREARSPVDQFSPLTVQSTVTLKQGDQVWVGIGFSSSSSSYLYDNSDYHNTHFTGFMLEEEIVASL; encoded by the exons atggaggttgttgtttgttgttcagCAACTTCAACTGACTTGGAAACcacgaaaacaaatttggtcTCAGCAAGAACAGAATTGAACAGGACAAAGTCCGCCGTTGCGGATTTGGcaatcaaattaaatg TATATTTGCAACGATTCGGTTACGAACTAAAAACTGCCGAAGACAATCtgagaaaagaatttggag CAACCTCAAACGATTTGGAAACTGCGACAACAAATTTGGCCTCAACGAGAACGGAATTGAGCAACATCGTTGCGGATTTGACGACCAAATTAAATG ccCGAACCAGTGAAATAGTTGACATTGGTAAAATGCCAACCTCTTGTTGGGATCTGCAGCAAATGGGACATAAGCTGAGCGGATTCTTTTTGGTCAAAGGATCAAAAAAGATGGAAACGCTTTACTGTGACTTTTATCCTAATCAAAATG acaaacagaaatggatcggatacgccgacgtcaaatcagcctccgtccatttctacgtccagcgaaattctgaattaaaaacaaattctgaattaaaaacaattccgATTCCGTTCGAGTTGGTGCGGGTAAACGAGGGAAATGCCATGAATTTGGCATCGGGGAAATTCACGGCACCgcgaccgggaatttatttcttctcattCACGGGACTGGCGCGTCTCGAATCTTCCCAATTACCTGTTGGGTTTGCTTCTTATCTCTATTTGAACGGGAGTCTAATCGGGTCGAGTTACGTTCGCGAGGCGAGGAGCCCCGTTGATCAATTTAGTCCGTTGACCGTCCAGTCGACGGTGACTTTGAAACAAGGCGATCAAGTCTGGGTGGGGATTGGTTTTAGCAGTAGTTCATCCTCGTATTTGTACGACAACAGTGATTACCACAACacccatttcacgggtttcatgttggaggaggaaattgtggCGTCCCTTTGA
- the LOC124190847 gene encoding uncharacterized protein LOC124190847, whose amino-acid sequence MNNQIGLTILSSVLDNMSYQTKILSPGQDDSNGIDVRELHKLLMKGCYLTGQDDDITNFLDNNLGTGAIPSGGEILIPPSLLDEPYNYDFTNISDKGVEFFRGGSIYTRPCGWQRYALKVKGKYPDDIWLEGKTPRVDQYSSAEDEWAVSYHGTSYHNGLSIAEEGYKLSKGERFLYGKGIYSTPDIGVASLYAAEANVDGKTYKVVMQNRVNPKTVKKIAITVTGVGEYWISPADEDILPYGFCVKEI is encoded by the exons ATGAATAATCAAATCGGATTGACCATTTTGAGTTCGGTACTCGACAATATGTCGTACCAAACCAAAATATTGTCACCCGGTCAAGACGACTCGAATGGCATAGACGTCAGAGAACTCCACAAATTGTTGATGAAAGGATGCTACTTAACAGGCCAGGATGATGACATAACCAACTTTCTGG ATAATAATCTTGGTACAGGAGCAATACCAAGTGGAGGAGAAATTTTAATACCACCTTCATTGTTGGACGAACCATATAATTACGATTTCACGAACATTTCTGATAAAGGAGTAGAGTTTTTTAGAGGAGGGTCGATTTATACACGCCCCTGCGGATGGCAACGCTACGCATTAAAAGTCAAAGGCAAGTATCCGGACGACATTTGGCTAGAAGGGAAAACACCTCGGGTTGACCAATACTCGTCTGCTGAAGACGAATGGGCAGTGTCCTACCACGGAACATCTTACCACAACGGTCTCTCAATCGCAGAGGAAGGATATAAATTGAGTAAAGGAGAGCGTTTCTTGTACGGCAAAGGTATTTACTCGACCCCCGATATCGGGGTGGCATCCCTATATGCTGCTGAAGCCAACGTAGATGGAAAAACCTATAAAGTTGTCATGCAAAATCGAGTCAACCCAAAAACTGTCAAAAAAATTGCCATAACTGTAACTGGTGTGGGGGAATATTGGATCTCGCCCGCCGACGAAGATATTCTCCCATATGGCTTCTGCgttaaagaaatttga
- the LOC124190841 gene encoding uncharacterized protein LOC124190841: MKHSYQLLVCVQVKSVALLWEFISTKVLNLLFRVTAAEYKTTLLTVRMQRNERAIYNQPFLQSNMMDDPTGLDFLSSVLDQMSYPNQIVSSGGRNISDATDVRDLHKYLMGGCYKTDQDALTTFPAGLLSNGTGSSSFSLVLPPSLLDEDFHYDFTNTSDSGVDFSRGGSNYIRPCGWKRYALKVKGKYPDDIWLKGKYRRADEYSSAEGEWAVSYHGTSYHNGLSIASEGFKLNKGERFLHGKGIYSTPDIEVASLYAMTVNVNGKTYKFVLQNRVNPDPVKLEKVPKTETGVGEYWISSTDDDIRPYGFCVREIISNSSAPAPAPPSSDCVLL; encoded by the exons ATGAAGCACAGCTATCAGCTGCTTGTCTGTGTTCAGGTAAAGAGTGTCGCCCTGCTCTGGGAATTTATTTCGACGAAGGTTTTAAACCTGCTTTTCAGAGTGACCGCGGCCGAGTACAAGACGACACTTCTTACCGTCAGGATGCAGAGAAACGAGCGTGCGATTTACAATCAACCA TTTCTTCAGTCCAACATGATGGACGACCCAACCGGGTTGGACTTTTTGAGTTCGGTACTCGACCAAATGTCGTACCCAAACCAAATAGTGTCAAGCGGCGGTCGAAACATATCAGACGCCACTGATGTCCGCGATCTCCACAAATATTTAATGGGAGGATGCTACAAAACAGACCAGGATGCTTTGACAACATTTCCAGCGGGCCTACTCAGCAATGGAACGGGATCATCATCTTTTAGCCTCGTTTTACCACCTTCATTGCTGGATGAGGATTTTCACTACGATTTCACGAATACTTCTGATAGCGGCGTAGACTTTTCTAGAGGTGGATCCAACTACATCCGCCCGTGTGGATGGAAACGCTACGCATTAAAAGTCAAAGGCAAGTACCCGGACGACATTTGGCTAAAAGGGAAATATCGCCGGGCTGACGAATACTCGTCAGCCGAAGGAGAATGGGCAGTGTCCTACCACGGAACATCTTACCACAACGGACTTTCAATCGCTAGCGAAGgatttaaattgaataaaggAGAGCGTTTCTTGCACGGCAAAGGTATTTACTCGACCCCCGATATCGAGGTCGCATCCCTTTATGCTATGACAGTAAACGTAAATGGAAAAACCTATAAATTCGTCTTGCAAAATCGTGTCAACCCAGACCCagtaaaattggaaaaagttCCCAAAACTGAAACTGGTGTGGGTGAATATTGGATTTCGTCCACTGATGACGATATTCGCCCTTACGGATTTTGTGTTCGAGAAATTATCAGCAACTCCTCTGCTCCGGCTCCGGCTCCCCCCTCTTCAGATTGTGTTTTACTGTAA
- the LOC124190846 gene encoding uncharacterized protein LOC124190846 produces MDNQIGLSILSAVLDSMSYPNQIVSGGGQNISDATDVCDLHRYLMGGGYQTNQDALRRGAASLQYGGLLSARSPPLSIALPSSLLDEQFHKDFTDTSDNGVEFYRGGSNYIRPCGWQRYALKVKGKYPDDIWLKGKYRRADEYSSAEGEWPVSYHGTSLNNGLSIAEEGFKLSQGTRFLYGKGIYSTPDIGVASLYAMTVNVDGKSYKFVLQNRVNPTNLKKVCKAVTGVGEYWISPNDDDIRPYGFCVREVESHSPFCVLQ; encoded by the coding sequence ATGGATAATCAAATCGGGTTGTCCATTTTAAGTGCGGTACTCGATAGTATGTCGTACCCAAACCAAATAGTGTCAGGCGGCGGTCAAAATATATCAGACGCCACCGATGTCTGCGATCTCCACAGATATTTAATGGGAGGAGGCTATCAAACAAACCAGGATGCTTTGAGACGCGGTGCAGCTTCGTTACAATACGGAGGATTATTATCAGCAAGATCACCACCATTGAGCATAGCTTTACCATCTTCATTGCTGGATGAGCAATTTCACAAAGATTTCACGGACACTTCTGATAACGGCGTAGAGTTTTACAGAGGTGGATCCAACTACATCCGCCCCTGCGGATGGCAACGCTACGCATTGAAAGTCAAAGGCAAGTACCCGGACGACATTTGGCTAAAAGGGAAATATCGCCGGGCTGACGAATACTCGTCAGCCGAAGGAGAATGGCCAGTGTCCTACCACGGAACATCTTTGAACAACGGTCTCTCAATCGCAGAGGAGGGATTTAAATTGAGTCAAGGAACGCGTTTCTTGTACGGCAAAGGTATTTACTCGACCCCCGATATCGGGGTGGCATCCCTATATGCTATGACAGTAAACGTAGATGGTAAAAGCTATAAATTCGTCTTGCAAAATCGTGTAAAcccaacaaatttgaaaaaagtttgcaAAGCTGTAACTGGTGTGGGGGAATATTGGATTTCACCCAATGATGACGATATTCGCCCTTACGGCTTTTGTGTTCGAGAAGTTGAAAGTCACTCcccattttgtgttttacagTAA
- the LOC124190840 gene encoding uncharacterized protein LOC124190840: MDNEIGLAILSSVLHKLSYSNKILPLSQDDSNGIDVGVLHKLLMKGCYTKDQDDTETNVNVRPGQEQSPENLGLEEEGMTETIEVYVKTLNGTKISCHIKPSAKIEELKYMIRSKEDIPVDQQHLIFAGRQLEDIKTLEDYNIQNERTVNLVLRLRGGAIINLSPSLLDEQFHYNYTDISDNGVEFFRGGSIYIRPCGWQRYALKVKGKYPDDIWLEGKTPRADQYSSAENEWPVSYHGTSYHNGLSIASEGFKLSKGTRFLYGKGIYSTPEIEVAAQYAEEATVNGKIYKVVMQNRVNPKNLEKVPKAETGVGEYWISPSDEDIRPYGFCIREIN; this comes from the exons ATGGATAATGAAATCGGATTGGCCATTTTGAGTTCCGTACTCCACAAATTGTCGTactcaaacaaaattttaccaCTTAGTCAAGACGACTCGAATGGGATTGACGTCGGAGTTCTACACAAACTGTTGATGAAAGGATGCTACACAAAAGACCAGGATGATACAGAAACCAACGTCAACG TCCGTCCTGGTCAAGAGCAAAGCCCGGAAAACCTTGgcctagaagaagaaggaatgaCGGAAACAATTGAAGTGTATGTGAAAACACTGAATGGGACAAAAATTTCGTGCCACATCAAACCCTCTGCTAAAATTGAGGAATTAAAGTACATGATCCGTTCAAAGGAAGACATCCCAGTAGACcaacaacatttgatttttgccGGTAGACAGCTGGAAGATATAAAAACTTTAGAAGACTACAACATTCAAAATGAGCGCACTGTGAACCTTGTACTGCGATTGAGAGGAGGAgcaattataaatttatcaCCGTCACTGTTGGACGAGCAATTTCATTATAATTACACCGACATTTCTGATAACGGAGTAGAGTTTTTTAGAGGAGGATCGATCTACATACGCCCGTGCGGATGGCAACGATACGCTTTAAAAGTCAAAGGAAAGTACCCGGACGATATTTGGCTAGAAGGGAAAACACCTCGGGCTGACCAATACTCTTCCGCTGAAAACGAATGGCCAGTGTCCTACCACGGAACTTCTTACCACAACGGACTTTCAATCGCTAGCGAAGGATTTAAATTGAGTAAAGGAACGCGTTTCTTGTACGGCAAAGGAATTTACTCGACTCCTGAAATAGAGGTGGCGGCCCAATATGCTGAGGAAGCAACGgtaaatggaaaaatttataaagTTGTCATGCAAAATCGTGTCAACCccaaaaatttagaaaaagttCCCAAAGCTGAAACTGGTGTGGGCGAATATTGGATCTCGCCCAGTGACGAAGACATTCGCCCATATGGTTTTTGTATTCGAGAAATTAACTGA
- the LOC124190850 gene encoding suppressor protein SRP40-like isoform X2, producing the protein MASTSKVDNFKRKGQSPEESSCRKRHRLSFEEQDNEPSTCVICLQIITNKSFANNCLHTFCFECLLKWSEERAECPLCKGPFTAIIHNVKSDQDSSSSDSSSSDSSSSDSSSSDSSSSDSSSSDSSSSDSSSSDSSSSDSSTSSCDLNAVTDLFVALHYFKRLSQ; encoded by the exons ATGGCTTCAACTTCGAAAGTTGacaatttcaaaaggaaaggACAGTCTCCTGAAGAGTCTAGTTGTAGAAAAAGACACCGGCTGAGCTTTGAAGAACAAGACAATGAACCATCAACATGTGTGATTTGCCTTCAGATAATTACGAACAAATCTTTTGCCAACAATTGCTTGCACACGTTCTGTTTTGAGTGTTTGCTCAAGTGGTCTGAA GAAAGAGCAGAATGTCCATTATGTAAAGGACCTTTTACTGCAATCATCCACAATGTAAAATCTGATCAAGA TTCCAGCTCCAGTGATTCAAGCTCCAGCGATTCAAGCTCCAGTGATTCAAGCTCCAGTGATTCAAGCTCCAGCGATTCAAGCTCCAGCGATTCAAGCTCCAGCGATTCAAGCTCCAGCGATTCAAGCTCCAGCGATTCAAGCACCAGCAGCTGCGATTTAAATGCTGTAACAGATTTATTCGTTGCCCTTCATTACTTTAAGCGTCTTAGCCAATAG
- the LOC124190850 gene encoding suppressor protein SRP40-like isoform X1, with protein MASTSKVDNFKRKGQSPEESSCRKRHRLSFEEQDNEPSTCVICLQIITNKSFANNCLHTFCFECLLKWSEERAECPLCKGPFTAIIHNVKSDQEYDEHIIESIDEDRYLNSIVNPFSSSSSDSSSSDSSSSDSSSSDSSSSDSSSSDSSSSDSSSSDSSSSDSSTSSCDLNAVTDLFVALHYFKRLSQ; from the exons ATGGCTTCAACTTCGAAAGTTGacaatttcaaaaggaaaggACAGTCTCCTGAAGAGTCTAGTTGTAGAAAAAGACACCGGCTGAGCTTTGAAGAACAAGACAATGAACCATCAACATGTGTGATTTGCCTTCAGATAATTACGAACAAATCTTTTGCCAACAATTGCTTGCACACGTTCTGTTTTGAGTGTTTGCTCAAGTGGTCTGAA GAAAGAGCAGAATGTCCATTATGTAAAGGACCTTTTACTGCAATCATCCACAATGTAAAATCTGATCAAGAGTATGATGAGCACATAATTGAGTCAATAGATGAAGACAGATATTTGAATTCCATCGTTAATCCCTTCAGTTCCAGCTCCAGTGATTCAAGCTCCAGCGATTCAAGCTCCAGTGATTCAAGCTCCAGTGATTCAAGCTCCAGCGATTCAAGCTCCAGCGATTCAAGCTCCAGCGATTCAAGCTCCAGCGATTCAAGCTCCAGCGATTCAAGCACCAGCAGCTGCGATTTAAATGCTGTAACAGATTTATTCGTTGCCCTTCATTACTTTAAGCGTCTTAGCCAATAG